The nucleotide window GCCGCTGCCGGTACGTCGTCTCGACGCCCTGGAGCCGCCCCAGCAGCGGACCGACCAGCACCGCGAGCAGGGGCACACCGAGCAGCACCACGGCGGCGAGCAGAGGCGAGACGGCCAGCAGCAGCACGGCCACGACGACATAGGCGAGGACCGCGCCGACCCCGGGGCCGGTGATGGTCAGCGTGCCGGCGATCACGCCGACGTCGCCGAACCCGATCGTGACGACTTCCCCGGCCGTGGCCCGGCGCGGCAGAGCCCCGCCCAGCCTGGTCGCCTGCCTGACCACGACCTGCACCGAACGGAAGGCGGCGTCCATCCGCACCCTGGTCATCGTGCGGTGCCTCATGATGCCGATCCACGCGTTCAGCACCCCCACGCCGAACAACGCGGCCACCCAGCCGGCCAGCACGGACCACCGACCCGGCTCCAGGCCGTCGTCGATGGCACGTGACAGCAGGTAGGGGGGCAGCGTCAGGCAGACCATCCAGGTGCTGCCGAGCAGCGCACCGGCGGCGGCCCGGCGGCGCTGACTGGTGACCAGCCACCACAGATACCGCCCGGCGCTGCGACAGTCCGGCGTCCCCAACGTCGTGTTCGAATCCTTCACCCGCCACACAGTAGTGAGAACGAGGATCGGCACGGCCGTCGGCTTCGGGGCCGGTGACCCGGCTCAGCCGTGCCAGGACCGCCACAGCGCCGCGTACGCGCCGTCGGCGGCCACCAGCTCGTCGTGGCTGCCCAGTTCACTGATGCGGCCGCTCTCCACGACCGCGATCACATCGGCGTCGTGCGCGGTGTGCAGCCGGTGCGCGATCGCCACCACCGTGCGGCCTTCCAGCACCTTGGCCAGCGAGCGCTCCAGATGCCTCGCCGCGCGCGGATCCAGCAGTGAGGTGGCCTCGTCCAGCACCAGCGTGTGCGGATCGGCGAGCACCAGCCGGGCCAGCGCGATCTGCTGCGCCTGCGCCGGGGTCAGCGCCAGCGCGCCCGAACCGACCTCGGTGTCGAGCCCCTTGTCGAGGGCCTTCGCCCAGCCGTCGGCGTCGACCGCGGCGAGTGACGACCACAGCTCGGCGTCATCGGCTCCGGTGCGGGCCAGCAGCAGGTTGTCCCGCAGCGAACCCACGAAGACGTGATGCTCCTGATTGACCAGGGCGACATGTTCGCGTACCCGCTCCGCCGTCATCCGCGACAACTCCGCGCCGCCCAGCGTCACTTCGCCCGTACGGGGTGCGTAGATCCCGGCCAGCAGCCGGCCCAGCGTCGACTTGCCGGCGCCCGACGGGCCGACGAGCGCCAGCCGCGTACCCGGAGCCACGTCCAGCGTCACCTTGTGCAGGACGTCGACCCCGGCCCGGTAGCCGAAGTGCACCTCGTCGGCCCGGACCGCGCGGCCGTCCGGGCCGATCTCGTCGTCGCCCGCGTCCGGCTCGATCTCGCGTACGCCGACGAGCCGGGCCAGCGAGACCTGGGCGACCTGCAACTCGTCGTACCAGCGCAGGATCAGACCGATCGGGTCGACCATCATCTGTGCCAGCAACGCGCCCGTCGTCAGCTGACCGACGGTGAGCCACCCCTCCAGCACGAACCAGCCACCGAGCATCAGCACGGCGCCGAGGATCGTCACGTACGTGGCGTTGATGACGGGGAAGAGCACCGAGCGCAGGAACAGCGTGTACCGCTCCCAGGCCGTCCACTCCTTGATCCGCCGGTCCGACAGCGCGACCCGGCGGGCCCCCAGACGGTGCGCCTCCACCGTCCGGCCCGCGTCGACGGTCTCGGCGAGCATCGCCGCGACGGACGCGTATCCGGCGGCCTCCGAGCGGTACGCCGAAGGCGCCCGCCGGAAGTACCAGCGGCAGCCGACGATCAGGACCGGCAGCGCGACCAGCACGGCCAGGGCCAGCGGCGGGGCCGTCACGGTGAGTGCGCCGAGCAGCAGCCCCGCCCACACCACGCCGATCGCCAGCTGCGGCACGGCCTCACGCATCGCGTTCGCGAGCCGGTCGATGTCCGTGGTGATCCTGGACAGCAGATCGCCCGTCCCGGCCCGTTCCAGGACACCCGGCGGCAGCCCGACCGACCGTACGAGGAAGTCCTCGCGCAGGTCGGCGAGCATTTTCTCGCCGAGCATCGCACCGCGCAGCCGCATGGTCCGTGTGAACACGGTCTGGACGACGAGCGCCACCGCGAACACCGTCGCGGTGCGCTCCAGGTGGAGGTCGGTGACCCCGTTCGACAGGTCCTCGACCAGCCCGCCCAGCAGATACGGACCGGTGATCGAGGCGATCACCGCGACGGCGTTCACCGCGATGAGCGCGGCGAACGCCTTGCGGTGACGCCGCATCAGGTCGCGTACGTAGCCGCGCACGGTCGTCGGTGTGCCGACCGGCAGGGTCGTCGCCGACTCCGGGGCGGCCGGGTCGTACGCCGGTGGTGCGACGCCGATCATGCCCTCTCCTCGATTTCTTCGATGGCTTCGATCGCGTCGGCCTGTCCGGTCTCCGCGGGCGGGTCCTGCGCGGCCAGGGCCGCGACTTCGTTCTCGGTCTCGCGGGTCACGACAGCCCGGTACCGGGGTTCGCCGCGCAGCAGCTGGCGGTGCGAACCGACGGCCACGACGGAGCCTTCGTGGACGAGCACCACGCGGTCGGCGAGGTCGAGCAGCAACGGCGACGAGGCGAACGCCACGGTCGTACGGCCCTGGCGCAGCCGCTTGATACCGGCGGCCACCCTGGCCTCCGTGTGCGAGTCGACGGCGGACGTCGGCTCGTCGAGCACCAGTGCTTCCGGGTCCGTGACCAGGGAACGGGCCAGTGCGAGCCGTTGCCGCTGGCCGCCGGAGAGAGAACGGCCGCGCTCCGTGATGCGGGTCCCCATCGGGTCGCCGTCCGCGTCGGGCGAAGCCTGCGCCAGCGCGTCCAGCACGTCACCGCACTGGGCCGCGGCCAGGGCGTCCTCGGCGGTCACGAGACCGGAGGACGGTACGTCGAGCAGCTCACGCAGCGTGCCCGAGAGCAGCACCGGGTCCTTGTCCTGCACGAGCACCGCCGACCGTGCGAAGTCCAGCGGCAGTTCGTCCAGCGCCACACCGCCGAGCAGTACGGACGGTGCCTGCGGCCGCGGCTGCGGCTTCGGCTTCGGCTTCGCCGTCGTCTCGTCGTCCGCATCGTCCACGTCGTCCGCGGTCTGGACATGACCGCCGAGCCGGTCGGCCAGCCGGCCCGCCTCGTCGGGATCGCCGCAGACCACGGCGGTGAACAGCCCCTGGGGAGCCATCAGGCCGGTGACGGGGTCGTACAGGTCGCCGGTCGGAGCCATGCCCTCGATGGTCGACGGCTGAGCGCTGCGGTGCAGCGACAGCACCCGGACCGCGCGTTGCGCGGACGGCCGCGAGAAGGAGTACGCCATGGCGATCTCCTCGACGTGCCGCAGCGGGAACAGCATCAGTGTCGCGGCGCTGTACACGGTGACCAGCTGGCCCACCTCGATGCGGCCGTCCCGGGCCAGCGTGGCCCCGTACACGACCAGGGAGATCAGGAGAATGCCCGGCAGCAGCACCTGGATCGCCGAGATCAGCGCCCACATCCGCGCACTGCGGACGGCGGCCTTGCGTACCTCCTGGGAGGCGCGGCGGTAGCGGCCGAGGAAGAGCTCCTCGCCGCCGATGCCGCGCAGCACCCGCAGACCGGCCACGGTGTCGGAGGCCAGCTCCGTCGCCTTGCCCGCCTTCTCGCGCTGGGTGTCGGCGCGCCGGGTCGCCCGGGGGAGCAGGGGCAGGACGGCCAGGGCCAGGACGGGCATGGCGACGGCCACGAGGACGCCCAGCGTGGGGAGATAGAGGACGAGGCCGACGCAGATCAGTACGAGGGCGGTCGCGGCGGCGGCGAAGCGGGAAAGTGCTTCGACGAACCAGCCGATCTTCTCGACATCGCCGGTGGAGACGGCGACGACCTCGCCGGCGGCGACCCGCCGGGTGAGCGCGGAGCCGAGCTCGGCGGTCTTGCGGGCCAGCAGCTGCTGTACGCGTGCCGCGGCGGTGATCCAGTTCGTGATGGCGGTGCGGTGGAGCATCGTGTCGCCCACCGCGATGAGCACGCCGAGGGCCACGATCAGCCCGCCGGCCACCAGGAGGCCATGGCCCGAGCGGTCGATGGCGGCCTGGACGGCCAGCCCGACGGCGAGCGGCAGTCCGGCGATGGCGCACTGGTGGAGCAGGCCCCAGGAAAGGGACTTGAGCTGTCCGGAGAGCTGACTGCGCCCGAGCCAGAACAGGAACCGTGGACCTGACCGGACATCCGGATCGCCAGGATCTGAATACGGAAGATCGCGAATCTGCATGACGTCCCAGGGCTCGGAAGGGCAGAGGTCCTGTGGACCTCGCGGAATCGTTGGACGGGCGGGGGACCAAACCGTGCAAGGTTCGCGTCCTGCCCCGGTCCGAGGCAAACGGTTTTCCGCGTCCGGACCGCTGGGGGGAACATATCCGGCCGCCGCGCAGAGCGCCGGAGCACCCGGAGGCTGGCGGTCCGAGGGGTGTTCCGGCGTCCTGAGCCGCGGCCTCCGCGGTGGCCCGGGCGGCCGGCTCCTGGTGCGGCATGCCGCGGTCGCCCGCGAAGGCGTTCGGCGCCCGACGCCGTGTCAGCAGTGGCGCTCCGGCATCCCGTCGACCAGAGCGGACAGCAGGCCGCCGAGCACGTCGCGCTGTTCGGCGGTCAGCGGGGCGAGGATCTCCTCCGCGGCGGCGCGGCGCGCGCTGCGCAGGGACCGCAGTGTGGCGCGGCCCTCGTCGGTGATCTCGACGCGCACGACCCGTCGGCTGGCAGGGTCGGGGGCGCGGCGCACCCGGCCGCTCGCCTCCAGACCGTCGACCAGGCTGGTCACGGCGCGCGGGACGACGTCCAGGCGCTGGGCCAGATCGGCCATCCGGGGCGGACTGTCGTACTGGGCGACCGTGCGCAGGAGCCGGAACTGGGCGGGAGTGATGCCGACCGGCTCCAGC belongs to Streptomyces finlayi and includes:
- a CDS encoding ABC transporter ATP-binding protein; protein product: MIGVAPPAYDPAAPESATTLPVGTPTTVRGYVRDLMRRHRKAFAALIAVNAVAVIASITGPYLLGGLVEDLSNGVTDLHLERTATVFAVALVVQTVFTRTMRLRGAMLGEKMLADLREDFLVRSVGLPPGVLERAGTGDLLSRITTDIDRLANAMREAVPQLAIGVVWAGLLLGALTVTAPPLALAVLVALPVLIVGCRWYFRRAPSAYRSEAAGYASVAAMLAETVDAGRTVEAHRLGARRVALSDRRIKEWTAWERYTLFLRSVLFPVINATYVTILGAVLMLGGWFVLEGWLTVGQLTTGALLAQMMVDPIGLILRWYDELQVAQVSLARLVGVREIEPDAGDDEIGPDGRAVRADEVHFGYRAGVDVLHKVTLDVAPGTRLALVGPSGAGKSTLGRLLAGIYAPRTGEVTLGGAELSRMTAERVREHVALVNQEHHVFVGSLRDNLLLARTGADDAELWSSLAAVDADGWAKALDKGLDTEVGSGALALTPAQAQQIALARLVLADPHTLVLDEATSLLDPRAARHLERSLAKVLEGRTVVAIAHRLHTAHDADVIAVVESGRISELGSHDELVAADGAYAALWRSWHG
- a CDS encoding ABC transporter transmembrane domain-containing protein, translating into MQIRDLPYSDPGDPDVRSGPRFLFWLGRSQLSGQLKSLSWGLLHQCAIAGLPLAVGLAVQAAIDRSGHGLLVAGGLIVALGVLIAVGDTMLHRTAITNWITAAARVQQLLARKTAELGSALTRRVAAGEVVAVSTGDVEKIGWFVEALSRFAAAATALVLICVGLVLYLPTLGVLVAVAMPVLALAVLPLLPRATRRADTQREKAGKATELASDTVAGLRVLRGIGGEELFLGRYRRASQEVRKAAVRSARMWALISAIQVLLPGILLISLVVYGATLARDGRIEVGQLVTVYSAATLMLFPLRHVEEIAMAYSFSRPSAQRAVRVLSLHRSAQPSTIEGMAPTGDLYDPVTGLMAPQGLFTAVVCGDPDEAGRLADRLGGHVQTADDVDDADDETTAKPKPKPQPRPQAPSVLLGGVALDELPLDFARSAVLVQDKDPVLLSGTLRELLDVPSSGLVTAEDALAAAQCGDVLDALAQASPDADGDPMGTRITERGRSLSGGQRQRLALARSLVTDPEALVLDEPTSAVDSHTEARVAAGIKRLRQGRTTVAFASSPLLLDLADRVVLVHEGSVVAVGSHRQLLRGEPRYRAVVTRETENEVAALAAQDPPAETGQADAIEAIEEIEERA
- a CDS encoding MarR family winged helix-turn-helix transcriptional regulator, which codes for MDSPDSDGLLAEQLLRLTRRLHRIQSRQLEPVGITPAQFRLLRTVAQYDSPPRMADLAQRLDVVPRAVTSLVDGLEASGRVRRAPDPASRRVVRVEITDEGRATLRSLRSARRAAAEEILAPLTAEQRDVLGGLLSALVDGMPERHC